A region from the Campylobacter blaseri genome encodes:
- a CDS encoding relaxase/mobilization nuclease domain-containing protein: MEKKYNFEDEWKARKVFEIFHQKQNSTFAFKNNSNYSKFLRASRNKTNNEVVIKITSSSKNFNLLKSHINYISRQGNIELVDSDYNLYSNKDEIKDACKNFNSVYKIPTQNEIINFRQKEKRETYNIVFSMKEHSLAPVNKIRIAAINTIKKKYPDNYFVIAMHNDTDNPHCHLCLKSVNKNGKRVNIKKADLNELRKNFAIELRKLNIEATATIRKNKY, translated from the coding sequence ATTGAAAAAAAATATAATTTTGAAGATGAATGGAAAGCAAGAAAAGTTTTTGAAATATTTCACCAAAAACAAAATAGCACATTTGCATTTAAAAATAATTCAAATTATTCAAAATTTTTAAGAGCGAGTAGAAATAAAACCAACAATGAAGTTGTCATAAAAATTACAAGTTCTAGTAAAAATTTTAATCTTTTAAAATCTCATATAAATTATATTAGCAGGCAAGGAAATATAGAATTAGTAGATAGTGATTATAATTTATATTCAAATAAAGATGAAATAAAAGATGCTTGTAAAAATTTTAATAGTGTATATAAAATTCCTACACAAAATGAAATTATAAATTTTAGACAAAAAGAAAAAAGAGAAACATATAATATAGTATTTTCTATGAAGGAGCACAGTCTTGCTCCAGTTAATAAAATTAGAATTGCAGCAATAAATACAATTAAAAAGAAATACCCTGATAATTATTTTGTTATAGCAATGCATAATGATACAGATAACCCACATTGTCATTTATGTTTAAAATCAGTAAATAAAAATGGTAAAAGAGTAAATATTAAAAAAGCTGACTTGAATGAATTAAGAAAAAATTTTGCTATTGAATTAAGAAAATTAAATATAGAGGCAACTGCAACTATTAGAAAAAATAAATATTGA